The proteins below are encoded in one region of Aquisphaera giovannonii:
- the sucD gene encoding succinate--CoA ligase subunit alpha, whose product MSILVNKQTRLICQGITGKAGAFHSEQCKAYGTNLVGGVTPGRGGETAVGVPVFDTCEAAVKATGADATMIFVPAPGAADAIMEAADAGIRVIIAITEGTPVLDMARAVAYLKSHHPQARLIGPNCPGVITPGECKIGIMPGYIHKPGRVGLVSRSGTLTYEGVWQLTSLGIGQSTCVGIGGDPVNGTNFVDVLMMFQEDPDTDAVLMMGEIGGNAEEQAAALKAEGKFTKPMAAFIAGQTAPPGKRMGHAGAIISGGSGKAEDKIAALEAAGIRVAKSPADMGTTLKEALGAK is encoded by the coding sequence ATGAGCATTCTCGTCAACAAGCAGACCCGGCTGATCTGCCAGGGGATCACCGGCAAGGCGGGGGCCTTCCACTCCGAGCAGTGCAAGGCCTACGGCACGAACCTCGTCGGCGGCGTCACGCCCGGCCGCGGCGGCGAGACGGCCGTGGGCGTGCCGGTCTTCGACACCTGCGAGGCGGCCGTGAAGGCCACCGGGGCCGACGCGACGATGATCTTCGTCCCCGCGCCGGGTGCGGCCGACGCGATCATGGAGGCGGCCGACGCCGGCATCAGGGTCATCATCGCGATCACCGAGGGCACTCCCGTCCTCGACATGGCCCGCGCGGTGGCCTACCTCAAGAGCCACCATCCGCAGGCTCGCCTGATCGGCCCGAACTGCCCGGGCGTGATCACTCCCGGCGAGTGCAAGATTGGCATCATGCCGGGCTACATCCACAAGCCCGGTCGCGTGGGCCTGGTGAGTCGGTCGGGCACGCTGACCTACGAGGGTGTCTGGCAGCTGACGAGCCTGGGCATCGGCCAGAGCACGTGCGTCGGGATCGGCGGCGACCCCGTCAACGGCACCAACTTCGTGGACGTGCTGATGATGTTCCAGGAAGATCCGGACACCGACGCCGTCCTGATGATGGGCGAGATCGGCGGCAACGCCGAGGAGCAGGCCGCTGCACTCAAGGCGGAGGGCAAGTTCACGAAGCCGATGGCCGCCTTCATCGCCGGCCAGACCGCCCCGCCCGGCAAGCGGATGGGCCACGCCGGCGCGATCATCTCGGGCGGTTCGGGCAAGGCGGAGGACAAGATCGCCGCGCTGGAGGCGGCGGGCATCCGCGTCGCCAAGAGCCCGGCCGACATGGGGACGAC
- the sucC gene encoding ADP-forming succinate--CoA ligase subunit beta, producing MKVHEYQAKELLQKAGVAVPAGVVVTTPAEAAKAYDSLGGGLIVVKAQVHAGGRGKGVAVGPEVDRDEALAIASGEKARPEGMAKGVQLVKSAADAEKAAASLLGKTLVTYQTGAAGQKISKVLVTVGHDIARELYLGLAVDRNLKCPVLMASTEGGVEIETVAAKSPEKIHREPIDVGLGLADFQARKVCGALGLTGATAKKGVVFLKNFVKLFLEKDASLAEINPLIVTDSGDVLALDCKLNFDDNAMFRHKDVAGMLDESEEDPAELRASRTGLSYVSLDGDIACLVNGAGLAMSTMDLIKYHGGEPANFLDVGGGADKSQVLEGFRILLSSDRVRAVLVNIFGGIMKCDIIAAALLAAYDEIDFRVPLVVRLEGTNAELGRSMLDKSGRKIITAEGLTDAARKVVAAAKGSAA from the coding sequence ATGAAGGTCCACGAATACCAGGCCAAGGAGCTCCTTCAGAAGGCCGGCGTCGCCGTCCCCGCGGGGGTCGTCGTGACGACGCCCGCGGAGGCCGCGAAGGCCTACGACTCGCTCGGCGGCGGGCTCATCGTCGTGAAGGCCCAGGTCCACGCCGGCGGACGCGGCAAGGGCGTCGCCGTGGGGCCCGAGGTCGACCGCGATGAGGCCCTGGCGATCGCCTCCGGGGAGAAGGCCCGTCCGGAGGGCATGGCCAAGGGCGTGCAGCTCGTGAAGTCGGCGGCCGACGCGGAAAAGGCCGCGGCGAGCCTGCTCGGCAAGACGCTCGTCACCTACCAGACCGGCGCCGCGGGTCAGAAGATCTCCAAGGTCCTCGTGACCGTCGGCCACGACATCGCCCGGGAGCTCTACCTGGGCCTGGCCGTCGACCGGAACCTCAAGTGCCCGGTCCTCATGGCCTCCACCGAAGGGGGCGTCGAGATCGAGACCGTGGCCGCGAAGTCGCCGGAGAAGATCCACCGGGAGCCCATCGACGTCGGCCTGGGGCTCGCGGACTTCCAGGCCCGCAAGGTCTGCGGGGCGCTCGGCCTGACGGGGGCGACCGCCAAGAAGGGCGTCGTGTTCCTCAAGAACTTCGTCAAGCTCTTCCTCGAAAAGGACGCGTCCCTCGCCGAGATCAACCCGCTCATCGTCACCGATTCCGGCGACGTGCTCGCGCTCGACTGCAAGCTGAATTTCGACGACAACGCCATGTTCCGCCACAAGGACGTCGCGGGGATGCTCGACGAGTCCGAGGAGGATCCGGCCGAGCTGCGGGCCTCGCGGACCGGCCTTTCCTACGTCAGCCTGGACGGCGACATCGCCTGCCTGGTCAACGGCGCGGGTCTCGCCATGAGCACCATGGACCTGATCAAGTACCACGGCGGCGAGCCCGCCAACTTCCTGGACGTCGGCGGCGGCGCCGACAAGAGCCAGGTGCTCGAGGGTTTCCGCATCCTGCTCTCCTCCGACCGGGTCCGCGCCGTGCTCGTGAACATCTTCGGCGGGATCATGAAGTGCGACATCATCGCCGCGGCTCTGCTGGCGGCGTACGACGAGATCGACTTCCGCGTGCCGCTGGTGGTCCGCCTCGAGGGCACGAACGCGGAGCTCGGCCGCTCCATGCTGGACAAGTCCGGCCGCAAGATCATCACCGCCGAAGGCCTGACCGACGCCGCCCGCAAGGTCGTCGCGGCCGCCAAGGGCTCCGCCGCCTGA
- a CDS encoding WD40 repeat domain-containing protein yields the protein MRHVQGHGSLGGSRRAVVSVLLIAGLATLAGDARAQLRRPGRPGRPGMNRGTPRNNNARPGNNGANATPPSNANPAGNPAAAGPDAAGAAGASAPVTNLADPSAPAPELWKVKPDPPEQKPAEIAPDVLLRVPPSFFGGDVTFPTAPSSFVAVGRNGDQNDIREVWDLAAKKRIGGVRGAVKLEKPLALSPDGSLLAGRSDQVVAVYDTKTGRMVAQLQGEGHSVKYVDFAGPGRVVTGDPGDRRFEVWDLKSQKSDLDIGPRDRVEEHAVTISPGRRYLAMICKDTLLVYDLESGRKAGEAKVPKQKNFFELGCKGLAFSPDGSELAGVFDSFGTHLLCWDVATGRLTQHFLYDDKSNVKAALGSEVGAIQWLADRAGWLVFGSVVIDHRSGQRIFTIPSDTPNADKHERRIVGKNIVMITFGDGQNRKVGGYPLPTETLAKASKLIEQGGSAADAALPELTSADLSGAKHISGAGGAWSVRPAASAAPRPVQRRIPTQVQAAEAAGMLFSAIEGHQLALVSIAGGGNPFDPNKDEGKPRRLIRFDITSGRVLGRIELSPFVDPIALSPDGSRVLTLDKDRRRVDVFATSDAGHVAGFRPYEKEPSDNDKGVTFAAFVEADKVLTASRGGKVVLWSLPACKAVYVADNACEGAPALNPGRSLLACYQGGRFHLLDAATGETRGVTQPAQASAGRSELKGAAFQADGAGLVALLGGQQVVRWELSTGKVTADFPISMTISPMPGSHHSAIESCGPDNVLLDGRILIALDKQSHIWSYFGPNVSAGGPDGQHWFVQGAMNQNATISSLVLPEATANRVVAMVGDPSVHAALRVGMTVSPVLELSGPPDRNAEFKKELADGLSAKLQANAMTVGSGGLPSIVVHVEEHNTGKSVDYRNFGDSHFGQPRGSIAVTELVCDVSFADAQGRIPLAPQQRISLLQGFRMMYRIGPNETLESHLKNGQWAGVKNFVSGIGLPYFVARQAGGVAMLPGTTDLNAIR from the coding sequence ATGCGACACGTACAGGGGCATGGGTCGCTTGGGGGATCGAGACGCGCCGTCGTCTCGGTACTCCTGATCGCGGGGCTGGCGACGCTGGCGGGCGACGCCCGGGCGCAGTTGAGGCGGCCCGGCAGGCCGGGCCGCCCGGGCATGAACCGGGGGACGCCGCGGAACAACAATGCGCGTCCGGGGAACAACGGTGCCAATGCAACGCCGCCCAGCAACGCCAATCCGGCCGGCAATCCCGCGGCGGCCGGCCCGGATGCCGCCGGGGCCGCCGGCGCATCCGCGCCGGTCACGAACCTCGCCGACCCATCCGCCCCGGCTCCCGAGCTCTGGAAGGTCAAGCCCGACCCGCCGGAGCAGAAGCCCGCGGAGATCGCCCCCGACGTCCTCCTCCGCGTGCCCCCCAGCTTCTTCGGCGGCGACGTGACCTTCCCGACGGCGCCTAGCTCCTTCGTGGCCGTCGGCCGTAACGGCGATCAGAACGACATCCGCGAGGTCTGGGACCTGGCCGCGAAGAAGCGGATCGGCGGCGTGCGAGGGGCGGTCAAGCTCGAGAAGCCGCTGGCGCTCAGCCCCGACGGGAGCCTGCTCGCCGGCCGCAGCGACCAGGTCGTCGCCGTCTACGACACGAAGACCGGCCGGATGGTCGCGCAGCTCCAGGGCGAAGGGCATTCGGTGAAGTACGTGGACTTCGCCGGCCCGGGCAGGGTCGTCACCGGAGACCCGGGCGACCGCCGGTTCGAAGTGTGGGACCTGAAGTCGCAGAAGTCCGACCTGGACATCGGCCCCCGCGACCGCGTGGAGGAGCACGCGGTCACGATCAGCCCCGGACGCCGTTACCTCGCCATGATCTGCAAGGACACGCTCCTCGTCTACGACCTGGAGTCGGGCCGGAAGGCGGGCGAGGCCAAGGTGCCCAAGCAGAAGAACTTCTTCGAGCTGGGCTGCAAGGGCCTGGCCTTCTCTCCCGACGGCTCGGAGCTTGCCGGCGTCTTCGACTCGTTCGGCACGCACCTTCTCTGCTGGGACGTGGCCACGGGGCGGCTGACGCAGCATTTCCTCTACGACGACAAGAGCAACGTGAAGGCCGCCCTCGGTTCCGAGGTGGGCGCGATCCAGTGGCTGGCCGATCGCGCCGGCTGGCTCGTCTTCGGCAGCGTCGTGATCGACCACCGGTCCGGCCAGCGGATCTTCACGATCCCGAGCGATACGCCCAACGCCGACAAGCACGAGCGGCGAATCGTCGGCAAGAACATCGTGATGATCACCTTCGGAGACGGCCAGAACCGGAAGGTCGGCGGGTATCCCCTCCCCACCGAGACCCTCGCAAAGGCGTCCAAGCTCATCGAGCAAGGTGGCAGCGCCGCCGATGCGGCCCTTCCGGAGCTCACCTCCGCGGACCTGAGCGGAGCGAAGCATATTAGCGGCGCTGGCGGGGCGTGGTCCGTCCGGCCCGCCGCCTCGGCGGCCCCTCGTCCCGTTCAGAGACGTATCCCGACGCAAGTCCAGGCGGCCGAGGCGGCCGGCATGCTCTTCTCCGCCATCGAGGGCCACCAGCTCGCGCTGGTGAGCATCGCGGGGGGCGGCAACCCGTTCGACCCCAACAAGGACGAAGGCAAGCCCCGGCGGCTGATCCGCTTCGACATCACCTCCGGTAGGGTCCTCGGCCGGATCGAGCTCAGCCCGTTCGTCGATCCGATCGCCCTCAGCCCCGACGGGTCTCGGGTGCTGACGCTCGACAAGGACCGCCGGCGCGTGGACGTCTTCGCCACGTCCGACGCCGGCCACGTGGCCGGCTTCCGCCCCTACGAGAAGGAGCCCTCGGACAACGACAAGGGGGTCACCTTCGCCGCCTTCGTGGAGGCCGATAAGGTCCTGACCGCGAGTCGAGGCGGGAAGGTCGTGCTCTGGTCGTTGCCGGCCTGCAAGGCGGTCTACGTCGCGGACAACGCCTGCGAGGGGGCACCGGCGCTCAATCCGGGCCGTTCACTGCTGGCCTGCTACCAGGGAGGACGGTTCCACCTCCTCGACGCGGCGACCGGCGAGACGAGGGGCGTCACTCAGCCGGCCCAGGCGTCCGCCGGCCGCTCCGAGCTGAAGGGCGCGGCCTTCCAGGCCGACGGCGCGGGCCTCGTCGCCCTCCTCGGCGGTCAGCAGGTGGTCCGATGGGAGCTCAGCACCGGGAAGGTGACGGCCGACTTTCCGATCTCGATGACGATCAGCCCGATGCCCGGCTCCCACCACTCCGCGATCGAATCGTGCGGGCCGGACAACGTCCTGCTGGACGGGCGGATCCTCATCGCCCTCGACAAGCAGTCGCACATCTGGTCCTACTTCGGGCCGAACGTCTCGGCGGGCGGCCCGGATGGCCAGCACTGGTTCGTCCAGGGTGCGATGAACCAGAATGCCACGATATCCTCGCTCGTCCTCCCGGAGGCGACCGCCAACCGCGTCGTGGCGATGGTCGGGGACCCGTCCGTCCACGCCGCGCTCCGGGTGGGGATGACGGTCTCCCCGGTACTGGAGCTCTCCGGCCCGCCCGACAGGAACGCCGAATTCAAGAAGGAGCTGGCGGACGGCCTGTCCGCCAAGCTCCAGGCCAACGCCATGACCGTCGGCAGCGGCGGCCTGCCGTCGATCGTCGTCCACGTGGAGGAGCACAACACGGGGAAGTCGGTCGACTATCGCAACTTCGGAGATAGCCACTTCGGCCAGCCCAGGGGCTCGATCGCGGTCACGGAGCTTGTCTGCGATGTCTCCTTCGCCGACGCCCAGGGGAGGATTCCCCTCGCGCCCCAGCAGCGCATCAGCCTCCTCCAGGGCTTCCGGATGATGTATCGGATCGGGCCCAACGAGACCCTGGAATCGCACCTCAAGAACGGCCAGTGGGCGGGCGTCAAGAATTTCGTGTCCGGCATCGGCCTGCCCTACTTCGTGGCACGCCAGGCCGGCGGCGTGGCGATGCTCCCGGGGACCACCGACCTCAATGCGATCCGCTGA
- a CDS encoding NYN domain-containing protein has protein sequence MAWLIDGYNLMHAAGAIGGKEVTREAFRRLRRRFLDELADALGPARARETTVVFDANSPPRDFDLETTYKGLRVLFALEDESADARIEMILAAHSVPKSLIVVSSDRRVRRAAARRRAEAVPSDQFLDQLDRMRAEGRRKPDRDGAGEASPAGDDGKRNTPLSAQEAAFWLEAFSDIADDPGLSDGLRESAPMLTDEDIERIRREVDREP, from the coding sequence ATGGCCTGGCTCATCGACGGGTATAACCTGATGCACGCCGCGGGCGCAATCGGGGGCAAGGAGGTGACCCGGGAGGCCTTCCGGCGGCTGCGCCGCCGCTTCCTCGACGAGCTGGCGGATGCCCTGGGCCCGGCCCGCGCCCGGGAGACGACGGTCGTTTTCGACGCGAACTCTCCCCCTCGCGACTTCGACCTGGAGACGACCTACAAGGGCCTGCGAGTCCTCTTCGCGCTGGAGGACGAGAGCGCCGACGCCCGCATCGAGATGATCCTGGCTGCCCACTCGGTGCCGAAGTCTCTGATCGTGGTCTCGTCGGACCGGCGCGTCCGTCGCGCGGCCGCCCGACGTCGGGCCGAGGCCGTTCCGTCCGACCAGTTCCTGGACCAGCTCGACCGGATGCGTGCCGAGGGCCGCCGCAAGCCGGACCGAGACGGCGCGGGCGAGGCTTCTCCTGCCGGCGATGATGGCAAGCGGAACACCCCGCTGTCCGCCCAAGAGGCCGCCTTCTGGCTCGAAGCGTTCTCCGACATCGCGGACGATCCGGGGCTCTCCGACGGGCTCCGAGAGTCGGCACCGATGCTGACCGACGAGGACATCGAGCGGATCCGCCGCGAGGTCGACCGCGAGCCTTGA
- a CDS encoding dihydroorotase: MGEHALPTIQITGGRIIDPAADRDEVGDLWARGGKILPAGETPEGADVVIDARGLIVCPGLIDVHVHLREPGNEEDETIATGAAAALAGGVTSVACMPNTIPPIDSQAAAEFVVLQGRRARQANVYPVGAVSKGRKGEELATLGQLVAGGAVAFTDDGAPVASAALMRRALEYSKMFDRVIMQHCQVPELTVGGVMNEGFESMRLGLGGMPAAAEDIMVARDIRLAEITGGRLHIQHISTERSVELVREGKRRGVKVTAEACPHHFSMTDERLRTFDSNYKMNPPLRTAQDVEAVIEGLKDGTIEILATDHAPHAPEKKMRELDQAPFGIVGLETLVPVTATKLVEAGHLSWPEVIRKLTINPALLLGIPKGTLHAGADADITLIDPSMKWTIDAAQLRSRSKNCPFHGWEVTARAHTVLVGGEVRYTLGGIVREATAGV; this comes from the coding sequence ATGGGAGAGCACGCCTTACCGACGATCCAGATCACCGGCGGCCGGATCATCGACCCCGCGGCCGATCGCGACGAGGTCGGCGACCTCTGGGCCCGGGGCGGGAAGATCCTCCCCGCCGGGGAGACGCCGGAGGGCGCCGACGTCGTCATCGACGCCCGCGGCCTCATCGTCTGCCCGGGCCTGATCGACGTCCACGTCCATCTCCGCGAGCCGGGTAACGAGGAGGACGAGACGATCGCCACGGGGGCGGCCGCCGCACTGGCCGGCGGCGTCACGTCGGTCGCCTGCATGCCCAATACGATCCCGCCGATCGACTCCCAGGCCGCGGCCGAGTTCGTCGTCCTGCAGGGCCGCCGCGCACGACAGGCCAACGTCTACCCCGTCGGCGCCGTGAGCAAGGGGCGGAAAGGGGAGGAGCTCGCCACTCTCGGCCAGCTCGTCGCGGGCGGGGCGGTCGCGTTCACCGACGACGGCGCGCCGGTCGCCTCCGCGGCCCTCATGAGGAGGGCGCTCGAATACTCGAAGATGTTCGACCGCGTGATCATGCAGCATTGCCAGGTCCCCGAGCTGACGGTCGGCGGCGTGATGAATGAGGGCTTCGAGTCCATGCGCCTGGGGCTGGGCGGGATGCCGGCGGCCGCCGAGGACATCATGGTCGCCCGCGACATCCGCCTCGCCGAGATCACGGGCGGGCGGCTCCACATCCAGCACATCTCCACCGAACGCTCCGTGGAGCTCGTCCGAGAGGGGAAGCGGCGCGGGGTGAAGGTCACGGCCGAGGCCTGCCCCCATCACTTCTCGATGACCGACGAACGCCTTCGCACGTTCGACTCCAACTACAAGATGAATCCCCCGCTGCGGACGGCCCAGGACGTGGAGGCCGTGATCGAGGGGCTGAAGGACGGCACGATCGAGATCCTGGCCACCGACCACGCCCCGCACGCGCCCGAGAAGAAGATGCGCGAGCTCGACCAGGCGCCGTTCGGGATCGTCGGCCTGGAGACACTCGTGCCCGTCACCGCCACGAAGCTGGTGGAGGCCGGCCACCTGTCGTGGCCGGAGGTGATCCGCAAGCTGACAATCAACCCGGCCCTCCTGCTGGGCATTCCGAAGGGCACGCTCCACGCCGGGGCCGACGCCGACATCACCCTGATCGACCCGTCGATGAAGTGGACCATCGACGCGGCCCAGCTCCGCTCTCGGAGCAAGAATTGCCCCTTCCACGGCTGGGAAGTCACGGCCCGGGCCCACACGGTCCTCGTCGGCGGGGAGGTCCGCTACACCCTCGGCGGGATCGTCCGCGAGGCGACGGCGGGGGTGTGA